One window from the genome of Eriocheir sinensis breed Jianghai 21 chromosome 7, ASM2467909v1, whole genome shotgun sequence encodes:
- the LOC126993907 gene encoding uncharacterized protein LOC126993907 isoform X3 — MNLVTVALLVLAGTVSGDFFAEVDLKQHMETFFKDRYPIEDNRPTREAAREYIKNKFSYYGLEVHEQKFNTTINTDPRGFGSNTVTVEGTNIIGIKKAITQQADAVVVVGADYDSNGLSDPLFYNGAGVAALLEVAHVYSFNTDWSGRFADNFTTIFVAFDINTKHYKGSSGHPGGYHFVKTWLWDYIGKTPSFFGGAVILDSIMNVQYENKTQTLTTGFNNLFPGTYKRVLDSGAKGNFLAMVSSSGAESKLKDQFSGNYNKDRQRQRYRLEDMVMINGGTMDPIIELIVESDSVHFWTFTDDMGEPIHLPAILLTDTASFRSNPKDGCSTCRPVDLLTEERLEFVNATVRATTRFLLDRQATLLPPKESNAVSSLPSILMTALMMCLVRLNK, encoded by the exons GCACCGTCAGCGGAGATTTCTTCGCTGAGGTGGACCTCAAGCAACACATGGAGACGTTCTTCAAGGACCGCTACCCCATAGAGGACAACCGGCCCACGAGGGAGGCCGCGAGGGAATACATCAAGAACAAGTTCTCATATTATGGCCTCGAGGTGCACGAGCAGAagttcaacaccaccatcaacacggACCCGAGAGGATTTGGTTCTAACACTGTGACG GTGGAGGGCACAAACATAATCGGCATCAAGAAAGCCATCACGCAACAAGCcgatgcagtggtggtggtgggcgccgACTACGACAGCAACGGCCTCTCTGACCCTCTCTTCTACAACGGCGCGGGGGTGGCAGCGCTGCTCGAGGTGGCCCACGTCTACAGCTTCAACACCGACTGGTCTGGACGCTTCGCCGATAACTTCACTACCATCTTCGTGGCCTTCGATATCAACACCAAGCACtacaag GGATCATCGGGGCATCCGGGCGGCTACCACTTCGTCAAAACGTGGCTGTGGGACTACATCGGCAAAACCCCCAGCTTCTTCGGAGGCGCCGTCATCCTCGACTCAATCATGAACGTACAATATGAAAACAAAACCCAAACCCTGACCACAGGTTTCAATAAT CTGTTTCCTGGGACGTACAAGAGGGTGTTAGACAGCGGTGCCAAAGGTAACTTCCTGGCCATGGTGTCTTCCAGCGGGGCCGAATCCAAGCTGAAGGACCAGTTCTCGGGAAACTACAACAAG GACCGTCAGAGGCAGCGCTACAGGCTGGAGGACATGGTGATGATTAACGGCGGCACAATGGATCCGATCATTGAGCTTATCGTCGAGTCTGACAGCGTTCACTTCTGGACCTTCACGGATGACATGGGCGAGCCCATCCACCTACCCGCCATCCTCCTTACAGACACCG CCAGCTTCCGCAGCAACCCCAAAGACGGCTGCTCCACCTGCCGGCCAGTGGATCTACTGACTGAGGAGAGGCTGGAGTTCGTGAACGCCACCGTCCGGGCCACCACTCGCTTCCTCCTCGATCGCCAGGCCACCCTGTTGCCGCCCAAGG AGTCCAACGCTGTGTCCAGTCTCCCATCAATCCTTATGACTGCTCTAATGATGTGTCTTGTCCGCCTCAACAAGTAa
- the LOC126993907 gene encoding uncharacterized protein LOC126993907 isoform X4 yields the protein MKLIIVALLVLAGTVSGDFFAEVDLKQHMETFFKDRYPIEDNRPTREAAREYIKNKFSYYGLEVHEQKFNTTINTDPRGFGSNTVTVEGTNIIGIKKAITQQADAVVVVGADYDSNGLSDPLFYNGAGVAALLEVAHVYSFNTDWSGRFADNFTTIFVAFDINTKHYKGSSGHPGGYHFVKTWLWDYIGKTPSFFGGAVILDSIMNVQYENKTQTLTTGFNNLFPGTYKRVLDSGAKGNFLAMVSSSGAESKLKDQFSGNYNKDRQRQRYRLEDMVMINGGTMDPIIELIVESDSVHFWTFTDDMGEPIHLPAILLTDTASFRSNPKDGCSTCRPVDLLTEERLEFVNATVRATTRFLLDRQATLLPPKESNAVSSLPSILMTALMMCLVRLNK from the exons ATGAAGTTAATTATCGTGGCACTGCTCGTGCTTGcag GCACCGTCAGCGGAGATTTCTTCGCTGAGGTGGACCTCAAGCAACACATGGAGACGTTCTTCAAGGACCGCTACCCCATAGAGGACAACCGGCCCACGAGGGAGGCCGCGAGGGAATACATCAAGAACAAGTTCTCATATTATGGCCTCGAGGTGCACGAGCAGAagttcaacaccaccatcaacacggACCCGAGAGGATTTGGTTCTAACACTGTGACG GTGGAGGGCACAAACATAATCGGCATCAAGAAAGCCATCACGCAACAAGCcgatgcagtggtggtggtgggcgccgACTACGACAGCAACGGCCTCTCTGACCCTCTCTTCTACAACGGCGCGGGGGTGGCAGCGCTGCTCGAGGTGGCCCACGTCTACAGCTTCAACACCGACTGGTCTGGACGCTTCGCCGATAACTTCACTACCATCTTCGTGGCCTTCGATATCAACACCAAGCACtacaag GGATCATCGGGGCATCCGGGCGGCTACCACTTCGTCAAAACGTGGCTGTGGGACTACATCGGCAAAACCCCCAGCTTCTTCGGAGGCGCCGTCATCCTCGACTCAATCATGAACGTACAATATGAAAACAAAACCCAAACCCTGACCACAGGTTTCAATAAT CTGTTTCCTGGGACGTACAAGAGGGTGTTAGACAGCGGTGCCAAAGGTAACTTCCTGGCCATGGTGTCTTCCAGCGGGGCCGAATCCAAGCTGAAGGACCAGTTCTCGGGAAACTACAACAAG GACCGTCAGAGGCAGCGCTACAGGCTGGAGGACATGGTGATGATTAACGGCGGCACAATGGATCCGATCATTGAGCTTATCGTCGAGTCTGACAGCGTTCACTTCTGGACCTTCACGGATGACATGGGCGAGCCCATCCACCTACCCGCCATCCTCCTTACAGACACCG CCAGCTTCCGCAGCAACCCCAAAGACGGCTGCTCCACCTGCCGGCCAGTGGATCTACTGACTGAGGAGAGGCTGGAGTTCGTGAACGCCACCGTCCGGGCCACCACTCGCTTCCTCCTCGATCGCCAGGCCACCCTGTTGCCGCCCAAGG AGTCCAACGCTGTGTCCAGTCTCCCATCAATCCTTATGACTGCTCTAATGATGTGTCTTGTCCGCCTCAACAAGTAa